One segment of Fibrobacter sp. UWB10 DNA contains the following:
- a CDS encoding alpha/beta hydrolase, producing the protein MKKLIVLSCFLASVAAYAQGFGGQQGQGKMEYSEKFADLNYAGDGKVYHTLDIYLPKETKDAYPVVIHTYGSAWSMNNQKGSADLNTICAALTKAGYAVVTPNHRSASDAIYPAQLHDLKAVVRFIRGNAAKYKIDTSFIAMSGFSSGGHLSSLVATTCGLKEGKSGSVTVDLVGSLGEFTKFSSCIDAASLWSPPTDIYTMNPINNFMGSGTYEGAFIGAEREGNKDKWMVASSPYYASEDDPPIILFHGTSDQIVNKEQSQELYDSLKKHNVVTELVSVSGGTHGGNEMYVSENLDKMVSFFDKAREAKAADSSTNDSMVTDPPARVLASMKQFAQVGLMGNKLVAYGSKDEFRFAVVSMNGSVARRGSFYGFHDLSSLPSGAYAVVVTFPSGIQKSLKFVKK; encoded by the coding sequence ATGAAAAAATTAATCGTATTATCGTGCTTTTTAGCATCGGTAGCCGCTTATGCCCAGGGTTTTGGCGGCCAGCAAGGCCAAGGCAAAATGGAGTATTCCGAAAAATTTGCCGACTTGAATTATGCAGGCGACGGAAAAGTCTACCATACACTGGACATCTATTTGCCCAAAGAAACGAAGGATGCTTATCCGGTCGTGATTCACACTTACGGTAGCGCCTGGAGCATGAACAATCAAAAGGGTTCTGCCGACTTGAATACGATTTGTGCGGCCCTTACCAAGGCGGGCTATGCGGTCGTTACCCCGAATCACCGTTCTGCAAGCGATGCCATTTATCCGGCGCAGTTGCATGATCTTAAGGCCGTAGTGCGCTTTATTCGTGGTAATGCAGCGAAATACAAAATCGATACATCGTTTATCGCTATGTCCGGATTTTCGTCGGGCGGACATCTCTCCAGTTTGGTCGCTACAACCTGTGGCTTGAAAGAAGGCAAGTCCGGTTCTGTAACGGTGGACTTGGTGGGCTCCCTAGGGGAGTTCACCAAGTTCAGTAGCTGTATCGATGCGGCGTCGCTTTGGTCTCCTCCGACCGATATTTACACCATGAATCCTATCAATAATTTCATGGGCAGCGGAACTTACGAAGGCGCCTTCATCGGTGCCGAGCGCGAAGGCAACAAGGATAAATGGATGGTGGCGAGTTCGCCGTACTATGCCAGCGAAGACGACCCGCCTATTATCTTGTTCCATGGAACATCGGACCAAATTGTAAACAAGGAACAAAGCCAGGAACTTTATGATTCTCTGAAAAAGCATAATGTCGTGACGGAACTTGTTTCGGTGTCGGGAGGAACCCATGGCGGCAACGAAATGTATGTTTCCGAGAATTTGGACAAAATGGTAAGTTTTTTTGACAAGGCCCGCGAAGCAAAGGCTGCGGATTCTTCCACCAATGATTCGATGGTTACAGATCCTCCGGCGCGGGTGCTTGCAAGCATGAAGCAATTTGCCCAGGTCGGCCTGATGGGCAACAAACTGGTCGCCTATGGAAGTAAGGACGAGTTCCGTTTTGCCGTTGTCTCTATGAACGGCTCTGTTGCCCGTCGAGGTTCTTTCTATGGTTTCCATGACCTGTCTTCGCTCCCCTCCGGAGCTTATGCCGTGGTCGTGACATTCCCGTCTGGAATACAAAAAAGCTTAAAATTCGTGAAAAAATAA
- a CDS encoding fibrobacter succinogenes major paralogous domain-containing protein — protein sequence MKYYSAFVLSVAAILAACGEESKYYLEAPEPEVNYVKESMTDSRDGHVYKTVEIGTQVWMAENLNYEISGSYCYDDNPVNCDTYGRIYVWSAAMNACPAGWHLPSREEFETLIEFVGGESKAGQYLKSRSGWKSAMGSDDYGFAALPGGDRALDGAYYFEREEANFMSSSGNICDNGVYYFGECETNAYYMILIHNSTRARINYSDKEIGYSVRCVKN from the coding sequence ATGAAATACTATTCTGCTTTTGTTTTGTCGGTTGCCGCAATTCTTGCCGCTTGTGGCGAGGAATCCAAGTATTATCTCGAAGCCCCTGAACCCGAGGTGAACTATGTCAAGGAATCGATGACGGACTCCCGCGATGGGCATGTTTACAAGACGGTCGAAATTGGTACCCAGGTTTGGATGGCCGAGAACCTCAACTACGAAATATCCGGAAGCTACTGCTATGATGACAATCCGGTGAATTGCGATACTTACGGTCGCATTTATGTATGGTCTGCCGCGATGAATGCTTGCCCCGCAGGTTGGCATTTGCCGTCGCGCGAAGAATTCGAGACCCTGATTGAATTTGTGGGCGGTGAATCGAAAGCGGGCCAATATCTCAAATCGAGGTCTGGCTGGAAATCGGCTATGGGCTCGGACGATTACGGCTTTGCGGCTCTCCCCGGTGGCGACAGGGCTTTAGATGGTGCTTACTATTTCGAGCGTGAAGAGGCCAATTTCATGAGTTCTTCGGGAAATATTTGTGACAACGGCGTGTACTATTTCGGTGAATGCGAAACCAATGCGTACTATATGATTTTGATTCACAATTCCACTAGGGCACGAATCAATTATTCTGATAAAGAAATTGGCTATTCGGTCCGCTGCGTAAAAAATTAG
- the dxr gene encoding 1-deoxy-D-xylulose-5-phosphate reductoisomerase has protein sequence MKNVVLLGATGSIGTSSVDVIHQHSDIFNLYAVAANSSVAKVAEIVRKYKVERVCMFNEAAAKELEKELGMKVLAGMEGLCELAADPKADIIINSLMGAVGCLPTITAIEHGKHVALANKETMVMAGPVIWDKLAENPKSFITPIDSEHSAIFQCLEGGKRESEVEFLEITASGGPFREWPIEKFENITVADALNHPVWSMGKKITIDSASMMNKGLEVLEAHFLFHIPYDQIKVVVHPQSMVHSLVQFRDGSLMAQLGAPDMRIPIQVALTWPDRLKLDTKRIDLPTLAKLTFFEPDFNKFRCLALAFEAGRRGGIVPAMMNAANEVLVDTFLKGNLKFTDIPRHVETIMAGAPNVTGHLTLDQVLEADAEARKLTAALIK, from the coding sequence ATGAAAAACGTAGTTCTTCTCGGTGCAACCGGTTCTATCGGTACTTCTAGCGTTGATGTCATTCACCAGCATTCCGACATTTTCAATCTTTACGCTGTCGCAGCAAACAGCAGCGTGGCAAAGGTTGCCGAAATTGTGCGCAAGTACAAGGTGGAACGCGTGTGCATGTTCAACGAAGCTGCTGCCAAGGAACTTGAAAAAGAACTCGGCATGAAGGTGCTCGCTGGCATGGAAGGCCTTTGCGAACTCGCTGCCGACCCGAAGGCTGACATCATCATCAACTCGCTGATGGGTGCTGTGGGTTGCCTCCCGACCATTACCGCTATCGAACACGGCAAACATGTGGCTCTTGCCAACAAAGAAACCATGGTCATGGCTGGCCCGGTGATTTGGGACAAGCTTGCTGAAAACCCGAAGTCCTTTATTACGCCGATTGACTCTGAACACAGTGCCATCTTCCAGTGCCTCGAAGGCGGCAAGCGCGAATCCGAAGTGGAATTCCTCGAAATTACAGCATCGGGTGGCCCGTTCCGCGAATGGCCGATTGAAAAGTTTGAAAACATCACCGTGGCCGACGCCTTGAATCATCCGGTGTGGAGCATGGGCAAGAAGATTACCATCGACTCTGCCTCCATGATGAACAAGGGCCTCGAAGTTCTCGAAGCTCACTTCTTGTTCCACATTCCATACGACCAGATTAAGGTGGTGGTTCACCCGCAGTCCATGGTGCATTCGCTGGTGCAGTTCCGCGACGGCTCTTTGATGGCGCAGCTTGGTGCTCCCGACATGCGCATCCCGATTCAGGTGGCGCTCACTTGGCCCGACCGTCTCAAGCTCGATACTAAGCGTATCGACCTGCCGACACTCGCGAAACTGACATTTTTCGAACCGGACTTCAATAAGTTCCGCTGCCTCGCCCTTGCGTTCGAGGCGGGCCGCCGTGGCGGTATTGTGCCGGCAATGATGAATGCCGCAAACGAAGTGCTCGTGGATACCTTCCTCAAGGGCAACCTCAAGTTCACCGACATCCCGCGCCATGTGGAAACCATTATGGCCGGTGCCCCGAACGTGACCGGTCACTTGACGCTTGACCAAGTTCTCGAAGCCGATGCCGAAGCCCGCAAGCTTACCGCTGCTCTTATAAAGTAA
- the dacB gene encoding D-alanyl-D-alanine carboxypeptidase/D-alanyl-D-alanine-endopeptidase, which yields MDSFQVYVDSEVPGARYGLSIRSVKTGVELGNIRGSEKFTPASTLKTLTTAAAVHYLPLDYEPKTEVSLNGSVRKKTFVGTINVRGAGDPNFSGRYYADPFHILNAMADSIRALGVDSVAGKISLDSSYYKGPWRAEHWRKNFYDAWYGAEIAPLGFNDNCTMIRFKPGLKVGDPARAEILPDVGYVVLKNEMVTVPGKKRKWTWALDSAKPEITIGGAIGIGVDSSQLVLPVRNPIAYFKAALIYALKERGVAFTEKQDVPAGIQIASYTYSAAPFLSILDEINQRSQNLHAETIFRNLGAQKTGVGSVESGRATEMKFLAEMGIDSTDFEIWDGCGLSPKNKVKPSTETKLLAKMARHPKGSFYINSFAGPGVGTGGKRMLDLPYPWLTRFKTGFIGEVHGLVGYIYTLDGDTLAVAMYLNETGRNPDAQLKDVLDTLWSRLVYRANDNYASFMKMKQMWLGAQNVAGLTARLEYFSRLMKGTPYKLGPMGESYLDSIENKPIVYMDSVDCVTYLEHVLAMALAPNENEIANTLQKIRYKGGKISFVNRKHYLIADWVGEGKYARPMQVPGDTIVKRTLARQDFFKAKKIKYDTPDSPMDLRYLPYNRALELASKPYEGPLMVTGVAFVANVDNLDATHTGFVIFRNGELPKLRHAAFKKHVVELSLKDYLISRNKNKLPGITLFEFLKQ from the coding sequence TTGGATTCATTTCAGGTGTACGTGGATTCGGAAGTGCCTGGCGCCCGCTATGGCCTTTCGATTCGTTCCGTTAAAACCGGAGTTGAACTAGGTAATATTCGCGGTTCTGAAAAGTTTACGCCTGCCAGTACTCTCAAGACTTTGACGACGGCTGCTGCCGTTCATTACTTGCCGCTCGATTATGAGCCCAAGACCGAAGTTTCGCTCAACGGTAGCGTGCGTAAAAAGACTTTTGTCGGAACCATTAACGTTCGTGGTGCAGGCGATCCGAATTTTTCGGGCCGCTACTATGCAGACCCGTTCCATATTTTGAATGCAATGGCCGATTCTATTCGTGCCTTGGGTGTGGATTCCGTTGCCGGCAAAATCAGCCTGGATTCCAGCTATTACAAGGGCCCGTGGCGTGCCGAACACTGGCGCAAGAATTTTTATGACGCTTGGTACGGCGCCGAAATTGCACCGCTTGGATTCAACGATAACTGCACCATGATTCGCTTTAAGCCGGGCTTAAAAGTGGGCGACCCTGCTCGTGCTGAAATTTTGCCCGATGTGGGCTATGTCGTGCTGAAGAATGAAATGGTGACGGTGCCGGGCAAAAAGCGCAAATGGACTTGGGCCCTCGATTCTGCAAAGCCCGAAATTACGATTGGTGGCGCCATCGGCATCGGCGTAGATTCTAGCCAGCTCGTGCTTCCGGTGCGCAATCCGATCGCCTACTTTAAGGCAGCCCTTATTTATGCCCTCAAGGAACGTGGCGTTGCCTTTACTGAAAAGCAAGATGTTCCTGCCGGAATTCAGATTGCCTCTTACACTTATTCGGCGGCGCCTTTCCTGAGTATTCTCGATGAAATCAATCAGCGCAGTCAGAACTTGCATGCCGAAACAATCTTCCGCAATCTGGGCGCCCAAAAGACGGGCGTGGGTAGCGTTGAAAGCGGCCGCGCCACGGAAATGAAATTCCTCGCTGAGATGGGAATTGACTCTACCGATTTTGAAATTTGGGACGGCTGCGGACTTTCGCCTAAGAACAAGGTGAAGCCTTCTACTGAAACAAAACTCCTTGCTAAGATGGCTCGCCACCCCAAGGGTAGCTTCTACATCAATAGCTTTGCGGGCCCGGGGGTTGGAACGGGCGGTAAGCGCATGCTTGATTTGCCGTACCCCTGGCTCACTCGATTCAAGACAGGCTTTATCGGCGAAGTGCACGGCTTGGTCGGTTACATTTATACGCTCGATGGTGACACCCTTGCGGTGGCTATGTACCTTAACGAAACGGGGCGTAATCCGGATGCTCAGTTGAAAGATGTTTTGGATACTTTGTGGAGCCGCCTTGTGTATCGTGCAAACGACAACTATGCTTCGTTCATGAAAATGAAACAGATGTGGCTCGGCGCTCAGAATGTGGCTGGTTTAACCGCAAGGCTTGAATATTTCTCTCGCCTCATGAAGGGAACGCCTTATAAGCTTGGTCCTATGGGCGAAAGCTATCTGGATTCTATCGAAAATAAACCGATTGTCTATATGGATTCGGTCGACTGCGTTACGTATCTGGAACATGTGCTTGCGATGGCGCTTGCGCCTAACGAAAATGAAATTGCAAACACGCTCCAAAAGATTCGCTACAAGGGCGGAAAAATCAGTTTTGTGAATCGCAAGCATTACCTGATTGCTGACTGGGTTGGCGAAGGCAAGTATGCCCGCCCCATGCAGGTCCCGGGCGATACCATTGTTAAGCGCACCTTGGCTAGACAAGATTTCTTCAAGGCGAAAAAGATTAAGTACGATACGCCGGATTCTCCGATGGATTTGCGCTACTTGCCGTACAATCGCGCGCTAGAACTTGCGTCTAAGCCCTACGAAGGCCCGCTTATGGTGACAGGCGTTGCCTTTGTTGCGAACGTGGATAACTTGGATGCTACGCATACGGGCTTCGTGATTTTCCGTAACGGCGAACTTCCGAAACTGCGCCACGCCGCCTTCAAAAAACATGTGGTCGAGCTGTCGCTCAAGGATTACTTGATTAGCCGTAATAAGAATAAGCTTCCGGGAATCACGCTGTTCGAATTCCTGAAGCAATAG
- a CDS encoding extracellular solute-binding protein has translation MMFKRIYSIALFLGIALCGAMQAYAIPELRAMPTPPDTLVLWVMDQDINAGSALQKLMKKYTRQSGIPVKIRFVDWGAAFDELNKTLVNEAGEGTDYPDVLQLGSTWVPYFAKAGLIKPVTELLDAVDTSRFYPEAMKSTHIGRDSVVYAVPWFLDIRGFFANERIWLELGLHDTEIETYPKFYGVLRAVSEAKVVNGLGVEVVPLEFGVKEDWTGYQQMSPFLWNFGGDFVAEVDSGYRSALADPLTLKGLHHYLKLLRDQELSPNNLKENSAQSADRFVRAEQLMIFGTSELIRKIEFDTDLGGLMDSPLAKDGIMTIKGPSGPSGNFSFVGGSHLTLPKNSNPIKRHYAQDLFLFMLRADNIDFYSRQCGFIPPDKSLIRIWMQDQRYNHLIEGLENHGRSCQNIPEWSEIEMAVNRMVSAIAECLLKNGPDVDDEITRLVFETHQKIDRILGYENSENASAVKERIRNALTQPIDEAKYEKGFGSFKKESGFSLRLIVVCSLGGVAIVLLLVFSIRRFRKR, from the coding sequence ATGATGTTTAAGCGTATTTATAGCATAGCTTTGTTTTTGGGAATCGCTTTGTGCGGGGCCATGCAGGCGTATGCAATTCCGGAACTGCGAGCCATGCCGACACCTCCGGATACGCTAGTGCTGTGGGTGATGGACCAGGATATTAACGCCGGGTCTGCGCTCCAGAAACTCATGAAAAAGTATACGCGCCAAAGCGGAATTCCAGTCAAGATTCGATTTGTAGACTGGGGGGCTGCTTTTGACGAACTCAACAAGACGCTTGTAAACGAAGCGGGCGAAGGCACCGACTACCCAGATGTATTGCAGTTGGGCTCGACCTGGGTGCCCTACTTTGCCAAGGCGGGTTTGATTAAGCCTGTCACCGAATTGTTAGACGCTGTCGATACAAGTCGCTTTTATCCGGAAGCAATGAAGTCTACCCATATCGGGCGCGATTCCGTGGTATATGCGGTTCCGTGGTTTTTGGATATCCGTGGATTCTTTGCGAATGAACGCATTTGGCTTGAACTAGGACTCCACGATACTGAAATCGAAACGTACCCGAAGTTTTATGGTGTGCTTCGTGCCGTTTCTGAAGCCAAGGTCGTTAATGGCTTAGGAGTTGAAGTTGTTCCGCTTGAATTTGGTGTCAAGGAAGACTGGACCGGCTACCAGCAGATGTCTCCGTTCCTTTGGAATTTCGGTGGCGACTTCGTGGCCGAGGTCGATAGCGGTTACCGCAGCGCTTTGGCCGATCCGTTGACGCTTAAGGGACTTCACCATTACTTAAAGCTGCTGCGTGACCAGGAACTTTCTCCGAATAATTTGAAAGAAAATTCGGCTCAAAGTGCAGACCGTTTTGTGCGTGCTGAACAGTTGATGATTTTTGGAACGTCAGAACTGATTCGTAAGATTGAATTCGATACCGACTTGGGCGGCCTGATGGATAGCCCGCTTGCCAAAGACGGAATTATGACGATAAAAGGTCCGTCTGGCCCTTCTGGAAACTTCTCGTTTGTAGGCGGAAGCCATTTGACTCTTCCCAAGAACAGTAATCCTATCAAGCGCCATTATGCGCAAGATTTGTTCCTGTTCATGCTTCGCGCCGACAATATTGATTTCTATTCCAGACAGTGTGGCTTTATTCCGCCCGACAAGAGCTTGATTCGAATTTGGATGCAGGATCAGCGCTATAATCACTTGATTGAAGGCCTTGAAAATCATGGCCGTAGCTGCCAGAATATTCCGGAATGGAGTGAAATTGAAATGGCGGTGAACCGCATGGTGTCTGCAATTGCAGAATGCCTGCTCAAGAACGGGCCTGATGTAGACGACGAAATTACCCGCTTGGTGTTTGAAACGCATCAAAAAATAGACCGCATTCTGGGTTACGAAAATAGCGAAAATGCATCGGCGGTAAAAGAACGTATCCGCAACGCCTTGACGCAGCCTATCGACGAAGCCAAGTACGAAAAGGGTTTCGGTTCGTTCAAGAAAGAATCTGGATTTAGCTTGCGATTGATTGTGGTATGTTCTCTTGGCGGTGTCGCGATTGTCCTTTTGTTGGTATTCTCGATTCGCCGGTTCCGCAAGCGCTAA
- the aroA gene encoding 3-phosphoshikimate 1-carboxyvinyltransferase has product MDTPFIRPSHIQIPALKSYNGELRVPGSKSITNRVLLISALAEGTTRLHNLLKSDDTRYMGEALKALGVKADMTDDFTEAVIEGAAGPIDAPSVLVENDNYVAGLYLGNAGTAMRSLCAALALGRGVFHLSGEERMKERPIRDLVDALRTLGADIDYMETEGFPPVCINAHGLKGGSVSVRGNISSQYLTALLICAPYAESPLHIHVEGELISAPYILLTLDVMKHFGIEVKHADLKEFYVPKGVYKTPGDYMVEGDASSASYPLAAAAIAGGKVRVLGVGSDCRQGDIAFVEVLKKMGANITMGPDWTECTGTGGKLKSLGEFNAIDIPDAAMTVAVLALFADAPMTISGIASWRVKETDRIAAMAAELRKVGAEVRESNDSITITPPEHLQPATIETYNDHRMAMCFSLVALGGVPIKIMDPACINKTYPRYFEDFLRIAQ; this is encoded by the coding sequence ATGGATACACCCTTTATTCGCCCCAGTCATATTCAGATTCCTGCTTTGAAGTCTTATAATGGTGAACTTCGTGTGCCGGGTTCCAAAAGTATTACCAACCGTGTGCTTTTGATTTCTGCCCTTGCCGAAGGAACCACCCGTTTGCACAACTTGTTGAAAAGCGACGATACCCGCTATATGGGCGAAGCTTTGAAGGCTCTGGGTGTTAAGGCCGACATGACCGACGATTTTACCGAAGCGGTAATTGAAGGTGCGGCAGGCCCAATCGATGCACCATCGGTTTTGGTGGAAAACGACAATTATGTGGCGGGTCTTTACTTGGGCAACGCAGGTACGGCCATGCGATCCTTGTGTGCGGCACTTGCTCTTGGCCGCGGCGTATTTCACCTGAGTGGCGAAGAACGCATGAAGGAACGCCCGATTCGCGATCTGGTCGATGCTCTTAGAACGCTTGGCGCTGACATTGACTACATGGAAACGGAAGGCTTCCCGCCGGTATGCATTAATGCTCACGGTTTGAAGGGTGGTTCGGTCTCTGTCCGCGGAAACATTTCGAGCCAGTATCTTACGGCACTTTTGATTTGTGCTCCGTATGCAGAATCTCCGCTCCATATTCACGTGGAAGGCGAACTGATTTCGGCTCCGTACATTTTGCTGACACTCGATGTCATGAAGCATTTCGGCATCGAAGTCAAGCATGCCGATCTTAAGGAATTTTACGTACCGAAGGGCGTGTACAAGACTCCGGGCGACTACATGGTCGAAGGCGATGCCAGCTCTGCAAGTTATCCGCTGGCTGCCGCTGCCATTGCAGGCGGCAAGGTGCGTGTGCTTGGCGTGGGTAGCGATTGCCGTCAGGGCGATATCGCCTTTGTCGAAGTGCTCAAGAAAATGGGCGCAAATATTACCATGGGCCCCGACTGGACAGAATGCACCGGCACGGGTGGCAAGCTCAAGAGCCTCGGTGAATTCAACGCCATCGATATTCCCGATGCTGCAATGACGGTTGCGGTTCTTGCCCTGTTTGCCGACGCCCCGATGACCATTAGCGGCATTGCCAGCTGGCGTGTCAAGGAAACCGACCGTATTGCGGCCATGGCGGCAGAACTCCGCAAAGTGGGCGCCGAAGTCCGCGAATCGAACGATTCCATTACGATTACGCCGCCGGAACACTTGCAGCCTGCAACCATTGAAACCTATAACGACCACCGCATGGCTATGTGCTTTAGCCTGGTCGCCTTGGGTGGTGTGCCAATCAAGATTATGGACCCGGCTTGCATTAATAAGACTTATCCGCGCTACTTTGAAGATTTTTTGAGAATTGCTCAATAG
- a CDS encoding acyl-CoA thioesterase — MMSEITDLKFTVRFSDCDEYGRLKLSRLFQFMEEAAIADAERGGFGLWRMIKAGYTSAITRMKVRINHTPLMGEDLHVSTWIKEIYKDKVVLKDYAVVDSQGHALAEGTSSWILVNLKTGFAEPPSNSPYPFPIQLEKSAMPEMLSVLPMGEDPQLVYTERARNSDLDLNHHVNHCRYVEWILDCLSKEEIKERGIRSLQLNFVNQVPLGANVNIIRFKDTNHHAVFFGMNADMEKSPTTNRCHFQARVGFRE, encoded by the coding sequence ATGATGAGCGAAATCACAGACCTCAAATTCACCGTCCGCTTTTCGGACTGCGACGAATACGGCAGACTCAAGCTTTCGCGCCTGTTCCAGTTCATGGAAGAGGCCGCCATTGCCGACGCCGAGCGGGGCGGATTTGGCCTGTGGCGCATGATCAAGGCCGGCTATACCTCGGCCATTACACGTATGAAGGTCCGCATCAATCACACGCCGCTCATGGGTGAAGACCTTCACGTTTCCACCTGGATCAAGGAAATCTACAAAGACAAGGTCGTCTTGAAGGACTACGCCGTTGTTGATAGCCAGGGCCACGCTTTGGCCGAAGGCACGTCTTCTTGGATTCTCGTGAACTTGAAGACTGGCTTTGCAGAGCCGCCATCAAACAGCCCTTACCCCTTCCCCATTCAGCTTGAAAAGAGCGCCATGCCCGAGATGCTCTCGGTTTTGCCTATGGGCGAAGATCCACAATTAGTTTATACGGAACGTGCTCGCAATAGCGACCTTGATTTGAACCACCATGTGAACCATTGCCGCTATGTAGAATGGATTCTCGACTGTCTGAGCAAAGAAGAAATCAAGGAACGCGGCATCCGCTCGCTACAGTTGAATTTCGTGAACCAGGTTCCGCTCGGCGCGAACGTAAACATTATCCGCTTTAAGGATACGAACCATCACGCCGTATTCTTCGGAATGAACGCCGACATGGAAAAGAGCCCGACCACGAACCGCTGCCATTTTCAGGCCCGCGTAGGCTTCAGGGAATAA